A genome region from Synergistaceae bacterium includes the following:
- a CDS encoding ATP synthase subunit F, with protein MKGFLVSDNHDSLVLLRLAGIPGVLAVGADETAAAVEDVLTRRHDVGVLVMTERAAEQVPAMVKSLREREELPLLVIIPDRHGARREADFLTRYIREAIGVRIN; from the coding sequence ATGAAGGGCTTTCTCGTCAGTGACAACCACGATTCTCTGGTGCTGCTACGGCTCGCCGGGATCCCCGGCGTGCTGGCCGTCGGCGCGGACGAGACGGCCGCCGCAGTGGAGGACGTGCTGACCAGGCGTCACGACGTCGGTGTGCTCGTGATGACCGAGAGGGCGGCGGAGCAGGTTCCGGCCATGGTGAAGTCCCTGCGCGAGCGAGAGGAGCTCCCCCTGCTCGTGATCATCCCGGACAGGCACGGCGCACGGCGGGAGGCGGACTTTCTGACGCGGTACATCCGCGAGGCGATAGGAGTGAGGATAAATTGA
- a CDS encoding ATPase has translation MTGAILLVAGALATCAAGRLLRGRTIRRPRAVLALFMLSMLVLLALSAALTISTAASAAEAESIATGAAAGLGFLGASLATGLACLGAGIAVAVVGAAALGVVGEKPAMLGTTLIYLGLAEGIAIYGVIVSLLILGKL, from the coding sequence ATGACTGGTGCAATTCTTTTGGTCGCCGGAGCCTTGGCCACCTGTGCTGCCGGCAGGCTCCTCCGGGGGAGGACGATACGCCGCCCAAGGGCCGTGCTCGCGCTCTTCATGCTGAGCATGCTCGTCCTGCTCGCCCTGTCGGCCGCTCTGACAATCTCCACGGCGGCCTCGGCGGCGGAGGCGGAATCTATCGCGACGGGCGCGGCGGCGGGGCTCGGCTTCCTGGGAGCGAGCCTGGCCACGGGACTGGCCTGTTTGGGCGCGGGGATAGCGGTGGCCGTGGTGGGAGCGGCGGCGCTGGGAGTAGTGGGCGAGAAGCCAGCTATGCTGGGCACCACCCTGATCTACCTTGGGCTGGCGGAGGGAATCGCCATCTACGGCGTGATAGTCTCCCTGCTGATACTGGGCAAGCTTTAG